In one Cronobacter dublinensis subsp. dublinensis LMG 23823 genomic region, the following are encoded:
- the alkA gene encoding DNA-3-methyladenine glycosylase 2 encodes MFTLRYQPPYDWPWMLRFLGDRAVAGIEEVSETRYRRTLAIGAHQGWFSVTPHPEDATLALTLSDGLLPVADEVQARVARLFDLRFDPAPMLETLGLLAAARPGLRLPGSVDVFEQGVRAILGQLVSVAMAAKLTSKVVQAIGTPLEDGSGWRFPTPEEMARAEPAALKALGMPLMRAGALIQLAHEHLDGRFPLTCPQDVAAGVKALTQLRGIGTWTANYFAMRGWQAPDVFLPDDYLIKQRFAPMTPAQIRRYAERWQPWRTYALLHIWYASDWQTPVSE; translated from the coding sequence ATGTTTACGCTTCGCTATCAGCCGCCTTACGACTGGCCGTGGATGTTACGCTTTCTCGGCGACCGTGCCGTGGCGGGCATTGAAGAGGTGAGCGAAACCCGCTACCGGCGCACGCTGGCGATCGGCGCGCATCAGGGGTGGTTTAGCGTCACGCCGCACCCGGAAGACGCGACGCTTGCGCTCACCCTGAGTGACGGGCTGCTGCCGGTGGCGGACGAGGTGCAGGCGCGCGTGGCGCGCCTGTTTGATTTACGCTTCGATCCTGCCCCGATGCTGGAGACGCTCGGCCTGCTCGCCGCTGCACGGCCAGGGCTGCGCCTGCCAGGCTCGGTGGATGTGTTCGAACAGGGCGTGCGCGCCATTCTCGGGCAGCTGGTGAGCGTGGCGATGGCGGCGAAGCTGACCAGCAAAGTAGTGCAGGCGATCGGCACGCCGCTTGAAGACGGCAGCGGCTGGCGCTTTCCCACGCCCGAAGAGATGGCGCGCGCGGAACCCGCCGCGCTCAAAGCGCTCGGAATGCCGCTGATGCGGGCGGGCGCGCTTATTCAGCTTGCGCATGAGCATCTCGACGGGCGGTTTCCGCTCACCTGTCCGCAGGATGTGGCGGCGGGCGTGAAAGCGCTGACGCAGCTGCGGGGTATCGGCACCTGGACTGCCAATTACTTCGCGATGCGCGGCTGGCAGGCGCCCGACGTTTTTCTGCCGGACGACTATCTGATTAAGCAGCGTTTCGCGCCGATGACGCCCGCGCAGATCCGCCGCTATGCCGAACGCTGGCAGCCGTGGCGCACCTACGCGCTGCTGCACATCTGGTACGCCAGCGACTGGCAGACGCCGGTCAGTGAATAG